From a region of the bacterium genome:
- a CDS encoding phosphate ABC transporter substrate-binding protein — translation MRRVFVVFVMMLFFALFSACGNRRSSITVAGSTAFQPFAEKLADQFMANRPTANIIVQGGGSAVGIQSTLSGTAQIGMADLVTLPEEAKELQATEVAWDGIAVVVHPSNRINDLTMDQLRRIFSGVIRNWSDLGGNDGVITVVSREAGSGTRISYEQIVGDLVLTKEAIIQDSNGTIRETVANDPNAVGYLSHGLLNEKIKAVTIDGVACTNEAIQSKQYALARPIFLLTRGELLPDTQAFIDYILSAEGQQTIQSSGLISVK, via the coding sequence ATGCGCAGAGTTTTTGTAGTATTTGTCATGATGCTGTTTTTTGCACTTTTCTCCGCTTGCGGCAACCGGCGCAGTTCGATCACCGTGGCCGGCTCCACAGCTTTCCAACCCTTTGCGGAAAAGCTGGCCGATCAATTCATGGCCAACCGGCCCACAGCGAACATTATAGTGCAGGGCGGCGGCTCTGCAGTGGGCATTCAATCCACGCTGTCGGGAACAGCTCAGATCGGAATGGCTGATCTGGTCACCCTGCCTGAGGAGGCAAAGGAGCTGCAGGCTACTGAAGTGGCCTGGGACGGTATTGCGGTGGTGGTGCACCCGTCCAACCGCATCAACGACCTGACGATGGACCAGCTGCGCCGAATCTTCAGCGGCGTGATCCGTAATTGGAGCGATCTCGGCGGCAACGACGGCGTCATCACTGTTGTTTCGCGCGAGGCAGGATCGGGCACGCGCATTTCCTATGAGCAGATCGTCGGCGATCTTGTGTTGACCAAAGAGGCCATTATTCAGGATTCCAACGGCACCATTCGGGAGACCGTGGCCAATGATCCCAACGCCGTCGGTTATCTGTCGCACGGATTGCTTAATGAAAAAATCAAAGCGGTGACCATCGATGGGGTGGCGTGCACCAACGAAGCCATTCAAAGCAAACAGTACGCGCTGGCGCGCCCGATCTTTTTACTCACCCGCGGAGAGCTGTTGCCCGATACGCAGGCGTTTATCGATTATATTCTCTCCGCAGAAGGGCAACAGACCATCCAATCCAGCGGTCTCATTTCGGTCAAGTAA